A genomic stretch from Ciona intestinalis unplaced genomic scaffold, KH HT000023.2, whole genome shotgun sequence includes:
- the nodal gene encoding transforming growth factor beta superfamily signaling ligand precursor (The RefSeq protein has 5 substitutions compared to this genomic sequence), with protein sequence MISMFNIAAFVFTMTSIFVNGESVTSSNPTNAEALLRHMQQRSNAVRSKYMMELYRAKNTGMPTNNALKRSDIVRSFRSIESYKVGSRLVVVFDLSSVPRERIRGSELQVDRSLSDVTMIELWEGVNAESRRKIGTMRYIRTNKSFDTTSQIRRWHRGDSPVTPFHASGAILPLTPLLVVYSNNHHYDLIEASESRMNRQRRSSRGRHSNRYRKRRYRVNKNKTRKSTLRHNDVEITSHAQQKSQRISNDFELSTSSADDVTIQSGNEYDVTDEWRKQQSDDVKVVKAKHPVSPQRKHPFIISTPAPRVGATHCRKVSFEIDFEKIGWGSWIVYPKKYNAYRCEGQCRTPMRSDSKPTNHAYMQSIIATKRPDLHIPQPCCVPTKLKPLSILYYEDGEVKQRDHEDMVVDECGCR encoded by the exons atgatttctatgtttaatatcgCTGCTTTCGTCTTCACTATGACGTCAATATTTGTCAATGGAGaatccgtgacgtcatcaaacccAACAAACGCCgaagcattgttacgtcacatgcAACAAAGGAGTAACGCTGTTCGATCGAAATACATGATGGAATTGTACCGAGCCAAAAACACAGGAATGCCAACCAACAACGCGTTGAAAAGATCCGATATTGTTAGAAGCTTCAGATCAATCG AAAGTTACAAAGTTGGTTCAAAGTTGGTCGTCGTGTTCGACCTTTCATCCGTCCCACGTGAGCGAATCAGAGGGTCAGAATTACAAGTGGATAGAAGcctcagtgacgtcacaatgataGAATTATGGGAAGGTATAAACGCTGAATCGCGTCGTAAGATTGGAACAATGAGATATATTCGAACGAACAAGAG TTTCGACACAACTTCTCAAATAAGAAGATGGCACCGCGGTGATTCCCCCGTCACCCCCTTCCACGCATCGggggccatcttacccctcacCCCATTGTTGGTCGTGTATTCTAACAATCACCATTATGACCTCATAGAAGCGTCGGAATCGCGAATGAACCGACAACGACGATCGTCACGTGGTCGACACTCCAACAAATACCGGAAACGACGTTATCGAGTGAATAAGAACAAAACCCGCAAGTCAACGTTGCGTCACAATGACGTAGAGATAACATCACACGCCCAGCAAAAGTCGCGAAGAATTTCCAACGATTTCGAACTTTCTACGTCATcagctgatgacgtcacaatccaaAGTGGCAACgagtatgacgtaacagatgAATGGCGAAAGCAACAAAGTGATGACGTCAAAGTAGTGAAAGCGAAACACCCGGTGTCGCCGCAGAGAAAACATCCTTTCATTATTTCGACCCCGGCACCCACGGTTGGGGCCACACATTGTAGGAAAGTGAGTTTCGAGATTGACTTTGAGAAGATAGGTTGGGGTTCATGGATTGTTTACCCCAAGAAATACAACGCGTATAGATGCGAGGGGCAATGTAGGACACCTATGAGGAGTGACAGCAAACCAACCAACCACGCTTATATGCAAAGTATCATCGCAACCAAACGCCCCGACCTTCACATACCTCAACCATGTTGTGTGCCAACCAAACTTAAACCGctcagtatattatattatgaagATGGAGAAGTTAAACAAAGAGATCACGAAGACATGGTCGTCGACGAATGCGGTTGCAGATAA
- the nodal gene encoding transforming growth factor beta superfamily signaling ligand isoform X1, producing the protein MISMFNIAAFVFTMTSIFVNGESVTSSNPTNAEALLRHMQQRSNAVRSKYMMELYRAKNTGMPTNNALKRSDIVRSFRSIESYKVGSKLVVVFDLSSVPRERIRGSELQVDRSLSDVTMIELWEGINAESRRKIGTMRYIRTNKSFDTTSQIRRWHRGDSPVTPFHASGAILPLTPLLVVYSNNHHYDLIEASESRMNRQRRSSRGRHSNKYRKRRYRVNKNKTRKSTLRHNDVEITSHAQQKSRRISNDFELSTSSADDVTIQSGNEYDVTDEWRKQQSDDVKVVKAKHPVSPQRKHPFIISTPAPTVGATHCRKVSFEIDFEKIGWGSWIVYPKKYNAYRCEGQCRTPMRSDSKPTNHAYMQSIIATKRPDLHIPQPCCVPTKLKPLSILYYEDGEVKQRDHEDMVVDECGCR; encoded by the exons atgatttctatgtttaatatcgCTGCTTTCGTCTTCACTATGACGTCAATATTTGTCAATGGAGaatccgtgacgtcatcaaacccAACAAACGCCgaagcattgttacgtcacatgcAACAAAGGAGTAACGCTGTTCGATCGAAATACATGATGGAATTGTACCGAGCCAAAAACACAGGAATGCCAACCAACAACGCGTTGAAAAGATCCGATATTGTTAGAAGCTTCAGATCAATCG AAAGTTACAAAGTTGGTTCAAAGTTGGTCGTCGTGTTCGACCTTTCATCCGTCCCACGTGAGCGAATCAGAGGGTCAGAATTACAAGTGGATAGAAGcctcagtgacgtcacaatgataGAATTATGGGAAGGTATAAACGCTGAATCGCGTCGTAAGATTGGAACAATGAGATATATTCGAACGAACAAGAG TTTCGACACAACTTCTCAAATAAGAAGATGGCACCGCGGTGATTCCCCCGTCACCCCCTTCCACGCATCGggggccatcttacccctcacCCCATTGTTGGTCGTGTATTCTAACAATCACCATTATGACCTCATAGAAGCGTCGGAATCGCGAATGAACCGACAACGACGATCGTCACGTGGTCGACACTCCAACAAATACCGGAAACGACGTTATCGAGTGAATAAGAACAAAACCCGCAAGTCAACGTTGCGTCACAATGACGTAGAGATAACATCACACGCCCAGCAAAAGTCGCGAAGAATTTCCAACGATTTCGAACTTTCTACGTCATcagctgatgacgtcacaatccaaAGTGGCAACgagtatgacgtaacagatgAATGGCGAAAGCAACAAAGTGATGACGTCAAAGTAGTGAAAGCGAAACACCCGGTGTCGCCGCAGAGAAAACATCCTTTCATTATTTCGACCCCGGCACCCACGGTTGGGGCCACACATTGTAGGAAAGTGAGTTTCGAGATTGACTTTGAGAAGATAGGTTGGGGTTCATGGATTGTTTACCCCAAGAAATACAACGCGTATAGATGCGAGGGGCAATGTAGGACACCTATGAGGAGTGACAGCAAACCAACCAACCACGCTTATATGCAAAGTATCATCGCAACCAAACGCCCCGACCTTCACATACCTCAACCATGTTGTGTGCCAACCAAACTTAAACCGctcagtatattatattatgaagATGGAGAAGTTAAACAAAGAGATCACGAAGACATGGTCGTCGACGAATGCGGTTGCAGATAA
- the LOC100176930 gene encoding 39S ribosomal protein L38, mitochondrial-like: MRPNNIIKGFTQVGHVRCLLRHYGSAYRIGTKGKFEVSDGDNKTDEEIYRASVEHAVTSKARSPLYGFEYGTKHGATELPNNKYIGKDLPRYGSYNKYLVEAERTRIRNRKLKLNWKTMDYWWKKHNGFVNFVDIGMGEPPDQVSKNTKMKELQRLKQDDTREQQARRGQLKLNIDEVMNEFEETNECASEIHRVAHHYGVFKDLFGHAHFYPRLRMEVGYKDGGSFINPVHYGNEISPSEASTQPEVTYQSEADGLWSLLLLNLDGNIEDNDKEYLHWFVTNIEGDDITTGETIIDYLQPLPPRGTGYHRMVFLLFKQTNKLNIQPHEHPCPLQDRSFRTRDFYRQHEETIIPMSLRFYQSSWDVSVRGIYHQMDMGEPVYEFVPHDIDRLSPLTKFPEGKTMGWLRRFMPDEVVYPGGGSYT; this comes from the exons atgagACCCAACAATATTATTAAAGGATTCACACAAGTTGGTCACGTTCggtgtttgttacgtcactatgGCAGCGCGTATAGGATCGGGACGAAAGGAAAATTCGAGGTTTCTGACGGAGATAATAAAACAG ACGAAGAAATCTATCGCGCAAGTGTCGAACATGCGGTAACATCCAAAGCACGGTCCCCACTATATGGCTTCGAATATGGGACCAAACATGGAGCGACAGAACTAcccaataataaatacattggGAAAGATTTGCCAAGATATGGAAGTTATAACAA GTATTTAGTTGAAGCTGAACGAACGAGAATCCGGAAccgaaaattaaaattaaattggaaGACGATGGATTATTGGTGGAAGAAACATAATG GGTTCGTGAACTTTGTTGATATCGGAATGGGGGAACCACCAGACCAAGTATCAAAGAACACGAAGATGAAAGAGTTACAACGACTTAAACAAGATGACACGAGGGAACAACAAGCAAGACGAGGACAAT TGAAACTCAACATTGATGAAGTGATGAATGAATTCGAGGAAACCAACGAATGTGCGTCCGAGATCCATCGGGTGGCGCACCACTACGGggtttttaaagatttatttgGACACGCCCATTTTTATCCCCGCTTGCGCATGGAGGTCGGGTACAAAGATGGAGGCTCATTCATTAACCCCGTGCATTATGGGAATGAAATATCACCAAGCGAA GCATCAACACAACCAGAAGTTACGTACCAAAGTGAGGCCGATGGTTTATGGAGTTTGTTGTTGCTTAACTTGGATGGAAATATTGAAGATAATGATAAAGAATATCTTCACTGGTTTGT CACCAACATAGAGggtgatgacatcacaacggGGGAAACGATCATCGACTACCTTCAACCTCTCCCCCCTCGCGGGACCGGCTACCATAGAATGGTGTttctattgtttaaacaaaccaacaaacTCAACATTCAACCTCACGAACACCCGTG CCCTTTACAAGATCGGTCGTTCCGCACCAGAGACTTCTACAGACAACATGAGGAAACGATTATCCCGATGTCGTTACGATTCTATCAGAGCAGTTGGGATGTATCAGTTAGGGGGATTTACCATCAAATGG ACATGGGGGAGCCTGTGTACGAGTTTGTACCACACGATATCGATAGACTGAGCCCGTTAACAAAGTTTCCCGAAGGCAAGACGATGGGGTGGCTACGGAGGTTTATGCCAGACGAAGTTGTTTATCCGGGTGGTGGAAGTTATACTTGA
- the LOC100179260 gene encoding actin-related protein 2/3 complex subunit 2-like yields MILLETENRVIYDTLNYKFEVAQSGGKQDSIEVTVADFDGAVYHLSNPDGDKTKIRVSIGLKFYKDLQDHGADELLRREYGAYYQATAEDGFSVTLVYDLTSVAKDYKPIAKKASLLKRNCFASVFEKYFEAQAKGEVGKRAVIHYRDDETMYVESKKDRVTVIFSTVFKDESDVTFGKVFMQEFKESRRRSQTAPQVLYNHKEPPMELSGLDAAVGDNIGYVTFVLFPRHTGPNVRDNTIDLIHTFRNYLHYHIKCSKAYMHQRMRAKTSDFLKVLNRARPEDKNKEKKTMSGKSFQAR; encoded by the coding sequence ATGATTTTGTTGGAAACCGAGAACAGAGTGATTTATGATACTTTGAATTATAAATTCGAAGTCGCACAGTCAGGCGGGAAGCAAGATTCAATCGAAGTTACCGTCGCCGATTTTGACGGAGCGGTTTACCATTTGTCGAACCCTGACGGTGACAAAACGAAGATTCGAGTAAGCATCGGCctcaaattttacaaagactTGCAAGATCATGGCGCCGATGAATTGCTGAGACGTGAATATGGAGCTTATTACCAAGCAACGGCGGAAGATGGGTTCAGTGTCACGTTGGTGTACGATCTCACTAGTGTGGCGAAAGATTACAAACCAATCGCAAAGAAAGCTTCGTTGTTGAAGAGAAATTGCTTCGCGTCGGTTTTTGAGAAATATTTCGAAGCCCAAGCGAAAGGTGAGGTTGGTAAGAGGGCGGTGATTCATTACCGTGACGATGAAACAATGTACGTGGAATCTAAGAAGGATCGAGTTACCGTGATCTTTAGCACGGTGTTTAAAGATGAATCCGACGTCACTTTCGGTAAAGTTTTCATGCAAGAGTTCAAGGAGAGTCGTCGACGAAGTCAAACGGCCCCCCAGGTTCTTTACAACCATAAGGAGCCACCTATGGAGCTTAGTGGGTTGGATGCCGCAGTTGGCGATAATATCGGGTACGTTACGTTTGTGTTGTTCCCGAGACATACTGGTCCCAATGTACGCGACAACACAATTGATCTGATTCATACGTTCCGCAACTATCTTCACTATCACATCAAGTGCAGCAAGGCGTACATGCATCAACGCATGCGAGCCAAAACATCTGATTTCTTGAAGGTTTTGAACCGAGCTCGACCAGAggataaaaacaaagagaaaaagaCGATGTCCGGAAAGTCTTTCCAAGCTCGCTGA
- the LOC100185481 gene encoding LOW QUALITY PROTEIN: glutamine amidotransferase-like class 1 domain-containing protein 3A, mitochondrial (The sequence of the model RefSeq protein was modified relative to this genomic sequence to represent the inferred CDS: deleted 1 base in 1 codon): protein MLRVLNKSIRANRCFHTGSIVMGKKVAVVLSGCGVYDGTEVHEASACLVHLSRAGAEVKMFAPDVEQMHSINHVSGEVMDGGRNVLVESARIGRGMVEPLALLNEADFDALVFPGGFGAAKNLSSWAVDNIDCDVNNEVEKTIKDFHSNKKPIRLTCIAPVLAAKCLPGVEVTLGHAEGDDWPYSGTVGAVQQCGGVHVEKDVTECHVDTNMRIVTTPAYMCNTSVHRVFDGIGEMVNKLLKLC from the exons atgttacgaGTTCTCAATAAATCAATTCGCGCTAACCGTTGTTTTCACACGGGTTCGATCGTTATGGGGAAGAAAGTTGCCGTG GTTCTATCTGGTTGTGGGGTGTATGATGGTACAGAAGTACACGAAGCATCGGC TTGTTTGGTTCACCTGAGTCGCGCTGGAGCCGAAGTGAAAATGTTCGCACCCGATGTTGAACAAATGCACTCGATCAACCATGTTAGTGGTGAGGTGATGGATGGTGGGAGGAATGTGTTGGTGGAATCGGCAAGGATTGGAAGGGGGATGGTAGAACCACTGGCACT ATTGAACGAAGCCGATTTCGATGCGTTAGTGTTCCCTGGTGGTTTTGGAGCTGCCAAGAATTTATCGTCATGGGCAGTGGATAATattgattgtgatgtcaacAATGAAGTGGAAAAGACAATCAAAGATTTTCATTCAAACAAGAAACCAATCCG GTTAACTTGTATTGCC CCTGTGCTGGCTGCTAAGTGTCTACCAGGTGTTGAGGTTACTTTAGGTCACGCTGAGGGGGATGATTGGCCTTATAGTGGGACAGTGGGGGCTGTACAACAATGTGGGGGTGTGCATGTGGAGAAAGACGTTACT GAATGTCATGTGGACACGAATATGCGCATTGTGACGACTCCGGCGTACATGTGCAACACCAGTGTGCACCGTGTGTTTGACGGCATCGGGGAGATGGTGAACAAGTTACTTAAGTTGTGTTGA
- the LOC100183116 gene encoding E3 SUMO-protein ligase NSE2 — MSDTVGSRHLDGAMHNLEKMSEYVQTGKTEVIEVGIELLENKIENSGMDKLQECIGGLIRAEQRVKAFTHSVDSLKSRWQNGELEDSMDIVEELEADFKRETEKVTNDPSLWDHEFMTSFIEQMKTIDAGFEFNTGVKPRGDDDVMQMAGEATTTCPITQCQMADPVKDKICGHSFEKQAILAHIAQCQKRKRPAKCPSTGCTNIIDRNNLESNVALKQLIQRRVKDSNQPQSSV; from the exons ATGTCTGACACCGTAGGCAGTCGACACTTGGACGGGGCAATGCATAACTTGGAGAAAATGTCGGAATATGTTCAAACGGGGAAAACTGAAGTGATTGAAGTCGGAATAGAACTACtcgaaaataaaa tTGAAAACTCTGGCATGGATAAGTTGCAAGAATGCATCGGTGGGTTGATACGCGCTGAACAACGGGTCAAAGCATTCACTCATTCTGTTGACTCGCTGAAGTCACGTTGGCAAAACGGGGAACTTGAAGACTCCATGGATATTGTGGAG gaACTAGAAGCAGATTTTAAGCGCGAAACAGAGAAAGTAACGAACGACCCGAGTTTGTGGGATCATGAGTTCATGACCTCGTTTATCGAACAAATGAAAACAATCGATGCCG GATTTGAATTTAACACTGGTGTGAAGCCTCGTggtgatgatgatgtcatgcaGATGGCGGGCGAGGCAACCACTACGTGCCCGATAACACAG TGCCAGATGGCGGATCCtgttaaagataaaatatgcGGCCACAGTTTTGAGAAGCAAGCCATCCTAGCGCATATTGCGCAATGTCAGAAACGTAAACGACCTGCAAA GTGTCCATCAACTGGTTGTACGAACATCATCGATCGGAACAATTTGGAATCGAACGTCGCGCTAAAACAATTAATCCAACGAAGGGTTAAAGATTCCAACCAACCACAGTCCAGCGTTTGA
- the LOC100187156 gene encoding uncharacterized protein LOC100187156: MVTIYPRKADVAKYLEINMGDGAGVGGVMQTMGQSGERRESGDEHERQLLLQSVEHIDCQDFPFDDVLSLEDAVKEDMTSEGITSPSEVFEKKAEDTSYLTSQIDFAAISHLSRLHDERLDDLDNSTKLHPLISNPKKHLSKTPRNEICRKYRMRSNDDVTNELRHRKRSIATNQTNERKVRRQSPVMTSLLDSEKQSLPPEGFKITRYPIATGRSMSASFDNDSDKRKIESQHMINSLVAKLHQAEERSNMAQHEAQEWRTTAQQTLKAAQIIKSQMEYEKARANRAEAKLSKVSLKQSCDDATSAPNTQPEPNFTLSNNFALENNQNPNPPQLNGPSSNQPNPPAPSSGQITHDHVRSTLRAKLGKISRQPTICEQQPRPSLVECNNALCEVMDAITSFNATHRDRICFDTSSTTRRERVTRKISHSKSDPAIYKIGRNK, from the exons ATGGTGACGATTTACCCGCGAAAAGCTGACGTagcaaaatatttggaaataaacATGGGTGATGGTGCTGGGGTTGGTGGGGTTATGCAAACGATGGGACAATCGG GCGAAAGAAGAGAAAGCGGCGACGAACACGAGCGCCAACTTTTACTGCAAAGCGTTGAACATATTGATTGTCAAGATTTCCCGTTTGATGACGTATTGTCGTTGGAGGACGCGGTCAAAGAGGATATGACGTCGGAGGGTATAACGTCACCGAGCGAGGTGTTCGAGAAGAAGGCGGAAGATACGTCATACCTGACGTCACAGATAGACTTTGCGGCGATTTCCCATCTTTCGCGACTTCACGATGAAAGATTGGatgatttggacaactcaACAAAACTTCATCCTTTGATTTCGAACCCGAAGAAACATTTGTCGAAAACGCCAAGAAACGAAATTTGCCGAAAGTACCGGATGAGAAGCaacgatgacgtcactaatGAATTACGTCATAGGAAGCGTAGTATAGCGACGAATCAAACGAATGAACGTAAAGTAAGAAGACAATCACccgttatgacgtcattattagATTCTGAGAAACAATCGTTGCCTCCAGAAGGATTTAAAATAACGAG GTATCCCATAGCAACCGGAAGATCGATGTCCGCTTCATTTGACAACGATTCAGACAAACGAAag ATTGAATCCCAACACATGATCAATTCATTAGTAGCCAAACTCCACCAAGCTGAGGAGAGATCAAACATGGCGCAACACGAAGCACAAGAATGGAGGACAACAGCTCAACAAACATTGAAAGCTGcgcaaattattaaaagtcaGATGGAGTACGAGAAG GCACGAGCCAACAGGGCAGAAGCAAAACTATCCAAAGTATCTTTGAAACAAAGTTGCGACGATGCTACATCTGCTCCCAACACCCAACCCGAACCAAACTTTACATTAAGCAATAACTTTGCTTTAGAAAACAATCAAAACCCCAACCCCCCTCAGTTAAACGGGCCGTCATCAAATCAACCCAACCCACCAGCGCCGTCTAGCGGACAGATAACTCACGATCACGTCCGCTCAACTTTGAGAGCAAAACTCGGAAAGATTTCCCGCCAACCGACAATATGTGAACAACAACCTCGACCTTCATTGGTGGAATGTAACAATGCCCTTTGTGAGGTCATGGACGCTATTACGTCATTCAACGCAACACATAGAGATCGTATATGTTTTGATACGTCATCAACAACCAGACGCGAGAGAGTTACTCGTAAAATATCTCATTCAAAATCCGACCCCGCTATTTATAAGATCGGGCGAAATAAATAG